The Mugil cephalus isolate CIBA_MC_2020 chromosome 8, CIBA_Mcephalus_1.1, whole genome shotgun sequence genome segment aaaaaagtcatcagtCATGTGCTATGGTCGACTCAAACGTCACCAATATGATGCACGCCTAAGACTCACGCGACACACATGAAGTTTTTCATCTCTTTACCGCGATTATGAAGGAAAAATGAGAGAGAGCTTCTACGCTGGTGTAGACGACTGATCAACATTTGATAAAAACAAGGATTCACTTCCTTTTGCGACTCACAGACATGTACAAATAATCAATTTTCTCCAACAAATAAATTGATTGATGGGTTCTATTTGTCTACTTTCTTGTGGAAATCTGCTGAAGTTTTGAGTTATTTTCTACAGAAAAGTAGAACattatctttgtgtgtgtgtgtgtgtcctaatAACTTTCAGATATTTAGGTCATCTGAATTCATAACCACAGAGAACGATATGATATAAGAAGATAAGTATGTTGCAATGGAAAATCTTTGCTCACCTTTGGACATCCACATTGTtctgaaaacagttttttgagGGGACATAGTCATATTTTCCATGAACACCTTTCACTCATGTGATGCCTGCAGCATGTGATGCGTTTGACAGGTTTTAGACACACCCACCCGAGGAATATCAGAGCTGCTTGCATCACCctcactaaaaataaattaatttgggAAACTGCAttgtttacattgtttacaTAAAGCATATttacacaacaaacatacaTGTAATATTCTATTGcttggagttttcttttttcagggcAAATTAGGTAAACCTAGAGTTTGGCATTTATCAGTGTTCCTACCCACTCTGCATAATTTATGAAGGTCCATTTGGCTTAATAATTACCAAAAGTCTGTATATACAGACACACCCTGTGAACCTCTGTCCTCATTGTCTGTCTTGGTGCTGCTGTATGTACAGCGTTGCACAGTATGACAAATAATGTTAAGAGCTTTTCAGTGGGATATAATCCCATAAACAAAAGCAATATTTTCAGCAGTGGTGATCATATCTCTGGACAGATAACGCTGGAACTGACAGCAGATTCCAACATAGAAGCGCTCAGCATAAAGCTGAAAGGCAAAGCACAAGTCAGATGGACTGAACATTATGGAAGGACAACTGTAACATACCAGAACAAACACAAGTACTTCAGTTTCCAGCAATTTATCATTCAGAAGAACCAGGGTAAGTGCATTTAGTCCTTTTTTCTTAGTTTGCTCTTTTATTTCTGCCTCTGGTAAATTGTTTCTCTCATCTCATTTTGGTTgccataaaatatttttttgtccaatGCTAAGTGTCTCTTTTGGTAATCTTTACTGGTTAAATATATCTTTCTGCAAGTATTTAAATTATGTTGAACATATATCATATATCACATATAATAGATTCATTGGGGTTGGATATTACTAACATGAAAGCAAATTGACTCGTGTCTCTTAAAGACTTTCTGCTTCAAGAAACTCCATTAGTCCAGTTcccttttttaacatttatatatgAGTGTATGCATGGCTTTAGACATCTTGACAtcaactttgtttgttttttgtgcttttcaggCAATAACATTGTGCGTGCAGGCTGCAATGTCTACCCATTCACCTTTCAGATCCCAGCAGAGTGAGTTTTCTCTACATCTGTACCAGCATCAATAATAATTGGCTTTAACCCGTTATGGggcgaggaaccatatttggtaacttccacaaacattttaaattgtactGTGCCTCTCAGTGTGTGGTTTTCATCCAACCAATCACAGAAGATCAAGGCAACTTTCTCAAGTGAAAgcagggtcaaatgtggtctgcaaggtccacctctgcatgaccATGATTTACCATATATGATAAATTCATTAACTTTGAtcttctacatgaaaatgaaaaataaagtaaaaaaaaagttatacaTGGACACAGTTAATGAAGTTTGATTCTTGTTCTTTAACTTCTTATTATCTTGTTCTGgagcttgttttctttattgtgtTGTCACATTTGACAGAGAGCTGCCATCCTCCTTCAAGGGCTCATTTGGAAAAATCAGGTACACACTGGAGGCAGTCCTGAGCAGGTCGATGAGAATGGACAGCAAAACCAAGGCAGAGTTCACCctcattcacaaacaaaacccgGGCAATGATCCAGTGCTTATGGTACCCTTACAACACACCTTACAAACACATACAACAGATGTACAGGTGATGCCAgacattttgtaattttcttgtcagacaccacagcgCAATATGGTTGATAAGAAGACGAACCTCTTCTCTTCTGGAGCTGTAGCCATGGATGTAAATATCGCCCGAACAGGTTTCCGCCAAGGTAATCTGTGAAATGTATCCGACTTTGTTGATTGTGTAATGTCACTATCCCAACAGTGGGTtgcaataaaatagaaaaaaaaaaaaagaaatgacacacaGGAACCACATACAGGTCAAAGTCTGTTTCCTCATGGAAATTTTTTATGGTCTGAAGATAAGACGATAACAAATGTGACATGAAGGAAAAGTAACAGAAATTTATGGtctaaatatgttaataatGTTGCTCTTTTGTAACACAGAAGGAATGCCAATGtataatttgaaaataattatcAGGCTTTAATTTTATGagcacaataaaaactaaatgtaaaaaaagtTGAATGCAAACAAGCCTTTTGTCAGGCCgtgactcaaagcaggactcagaatgcagagatatggaatgacaaaaggcttttattggattCTCCGGAGATCccacacagagggacaaacaaatggctgcaaaaaacctagacgctaaCTCTGACTACTGAAAacgaaaaactctccagaaggaggaaaaactcaaatcaaagaaacaaatcgaaaaacacaaaaacactccgaatggaggaaaacctcaggactaaggatctaaactaaggaaagaattaaaaaaaacaaaaattctctcttcgagaggaatAACTGGCTTACTTGGCAACTTCTATGGGTgtagacatgaaacaaggctcGGGTGCAGGTCgaggacgataacactctggcacaagacaaggggaacacagactacttaaacacatggagggaaataggggacaggtgaaAACACTTAGggcaatcagactgagacacatgaggaagggcaagtgacctgaaacgagaggagaattacttttcaaaataaaacaggaaatgacaggacaaaacaaacccaagacaagacaccctcaccacggtgtgacactTTTGCTCCATTCAATACACTCAAGGGTAATGCTTTTACAGTCTTACGGTGAGATCAATAGCTTATAGTGGAGTACAGTATAgatgtgaaattaaatttaaacctGAGTTTTAATTGTAGAGTTGCTTACCAAAGCAAAACATACAAGGACATAAGGGCACGTaaggacataatttttttcttcctatatTTTGTATACAGTAAAGGATTGTTGCTGTCAGTCAGAGTGTGAGTGTTTTAAGATTTGCTCTGTTTCCAGGCGAAGGCATACAGGTCGTGGCCTCCATTCAAAACAAATCGTCACGTGATATCAAGCCCAAGTACTCCTTGTATAGCAAGTACAGCTATTTTgcaaaaggaaagaggaaagtccaaacaaaaaacatcctgaaagagGTGGGGGATGCCATCCCACCTTCTGCCGGTGTGACGGTCACCAGGATCATAACCATCCCTCCCATCACCTGCGTGTCTGTCTTAAACTGCGATATCCTCAAAGCAGAGTACAGGCTCAAGGTATGTATCAGTCTTCCCCAAAGAATGTCACTATTTTCGATTCTGACCTCAACATGATCATGAGGATAATCACTGTCTGTTTCTCCACCACAGGTCTATTTGGATGTCAAGTACGCTTCAGATCCAGAGATCAAGTTCCCCATAGTCGTCCTGCCCGCTGTAGAGAGTGTTGATGAAGAGGGGAACCTACAGTTGCCTGATGTTCCTTCTTATGGATATGGGGCATTTTCAGACTCTGACATGCTCGGAGGGACCAGCTTTCCGTACAACCCAGCAGCATCtggccctcctcctccaccaccttaTGGGACATATGATCTGTACCCCCCCTTAACCGGTTTTGACAAAAAGTCTTAGAAGCTCAAACATAGGTTTGGAGAACACGGGGCTCGCTTTATTAAAGTTAGGAGCTACCATGATTGATTAAAGGTTTCCTCCATGGGGACAATGAAACAGCATGTCTATTTAGTACAATTATTGTAGGTGAAGTGTGTTTTAGGGCTAGAGTAGAGACAGCATCTTGATCTTCACTGAAACAAGCAGTttcaaaatcagaatcagaatcagctttattcaTCCACGTGGGGCAATTAGGAGAGCAAAGAGTGGAACATTTTATGGATGGGCATAAGCAGCATATTGTGTTCAATTGCAGGCCTGATGCCAGTAACAGCATGAATGGTTTTTTACGTAGGTAATAAGGCAGAAGTATCTATAAAGAGTCTAGATGTATAGTAgcaaatctgaaataaatataacaaatataaatatctgaTACAGTAGTagtaaataatgtgaagcatgGATTAAACTCAAGAAGAACTGGATCTTGTGTATTTCCCGTATTACAATGATTATTTGATTGccatgaaatgtcttttttcacTTGATCACAACGAATACTGCCACAACACactattgccaaaagtattctcTCACTCATCCAAATAACTGAGTTCAGGTgctccaatcacttccatggccacatgTGTATCAAATCAAGCACCTGGGAATATAGACTGCCTCtataaacatttgtgaaagaatgggtcgcaCTCAGGAGCTCAGGGAATTCTAGCGAGCtcctgtgataggatgccacttGGAATATACTAAATCTTCCACAATCACACTTCATATGGGCTTCAGATGAGCTCAAGAACAGTgcgtagagagcttcatggaatgggtttccatggcccaGAAGCTACATCCAAGCCACACATCACAAAGTGCAATTCAAAGGTCTAGACGACTCTAGAGAAGCGGAGACGACGTGGAGTGAATCACGCTTCTCCTTCTGGCAATCTGATAGAcggttgccaggagaacggtaGTTGTCTGACTGCATCGTACCAAGTGTGAAGAttggtggaggggggattaTGGTTCAGTGAGAGGAAGTCTGAATGCTTCAgaataccaagagattttggacaattccatgcttCCAACTTTGTGGATGACTgcgcaccagtgcacaaagcaaggtccataaagacatggatgagcaaGTTTGATCTCAAAGAACTTGATTGGCCTGCACAGTCCTGACCTCAATACAAATGTCTTTTGGACTGAAGAGATaggccttctcatccaacatcagtgtctgacctcacaaatgcacTTCTGGAAGAATTGTCAAAAACTCTTCCCAGAGGAGTTGAGGCTATTATTGCTGCACCTGCACCTGAACCCTGTGGATTAAccatgggatgtcacttaagttcatatgcaagtaaaggcaggtgagcaaTTAATTTTGGCAActatcattttaattattggGCAGATATCATTCCAGTCTTTccatgagctttttttttttttttcaatcttttttgacaaaagaaaagtttttttgtttcatgaatTGATGCCCTGTCTCAGGGcttttcaacgtttttcaggccaaggacccccaaactgaagGCAAGACTAAGtagggatcccctacctacATTATGTGTTCTGTAGTAAACTTGGcgtagtgctattcataaatatacattattattatcattttgctttcaatattaagctattcaaataatacacaggttcaaatattcatttttttttttatttaaaacgtgCAACAATacggtggctgtgcaactgccttAAATATGAACGTAccggtgtgtgtatgtgcctgtgtgtaattgacagataaagaaattgGCAGATTCAAGTTTCAACTTTAAACATGGCTGAGATATGTTATATGTTACCTGAGATAGTGTGATATCTGACCCTGatgagaagcacacaacttatctAACCTTGGATTAATGGATGTTGATAAGAGCAAGTTGCACTGTTAGTTCCTCTTCTGAAGCACTGCAGCGtacttctggatttcacctgggggctGAACAGGCTCTATTGCGGCCAATTGCGGGGGACCAGACAGAGTCAAgagtgtaatatgtggcctcatgattggctcagcagcgatagggcggggcctactgtgaaCAGGAAACTTAGATTGACTGGTCTAATCTGGTACTCTTTGTGAAGCAGTGTGCTGTTGACACAGGTCCTGtttcactgaatgagtgaagtgctgactgcatttattcctttactaaaatatgctatccattcatgttaatgtgtatttaaagaaatttaaatttgtggaggaaaattaaaaaaaatatatgaaaagatATGAAAGATTTTGTGCGCTGACgcccttttgaagacctatgccctaCTTTATCACACtaaaatgttgtgaaaataGCAGATCTGCAATTTTCACCaacaattacaataataaatgaGTGATTTTAGGCATACAGTGTTTCCGCCTTGTGATCTACTAAGGAGTATGCGGTCGGCTTCAAGTTTCTGAGAAAGGAGAGCCGTTGTTGAGCCTTCTTCTCCAGGTCTGAGGTGTTCTCAGTCCAGCAGAGATCAGAGGAagtgtggatgttgtggagcATGTTCAGTCTTCCTGGACTTCCAATATTCCACCATAACCTGCTTGGTCTTGGTGATGTTCGGcagaaaaacaccacaaggtgttgatttggtctccaaattcactcgagCGGAAAACGATCAAATATCTGTAcaatgcactggaacaagcctgatccacagaggcctctcccctcaacccttaggacATAAAGACTggcaacattgtgttaccagacaccacagaacactCCCATggccattctctgatgagtcacaactattcaggtgacacaagggagacttacccCATAATGTCATGTGTTTTAGGGCTAaaaagtcataatgttatgccaggaCAATTCTtcacccagttttagtagtttctgcttcaatctccttagatgttttctctgcttgatgcatgccaatcaTTTGACCCTTCtgaaacatcttttccacatcCCGTGTCCTGTCTTttgacatggttgtttaagaaatgaggaactactcattgcatcagttgtgGCTAAATAACTTGTTGCTAGCGGATAGATAGTCATCCGTGCAGTAACTATCCAGTAGGAGGCTTGTACCTATTTACTTAGTTAAATCCACATGgcaactttttgtgtgtgtgtgtatgtcagtgGTATTCAATATTACATGATGGTGGAATgaaaacatactgtaaatatttttttctttagaagCATTCAATTTATCATGAGTATTTTTAAAGCTTCCTAGTCTCTTTTGCTCATTTTCCTAATGAGCTTATTATAGTATTCATTTTGAAAAGTGTCTGTTTATGCCCCAAAAAATGCACGATtgcatgatttttatttttctgtttttctttttttggttccactgtgtattttaatatgCTATCTGTGCATTATGTATTGGATATATTCCAAGATTCAGTGTGTATTATTTGTGGCTAACTCAGTTGTTACATCACGTGTCTTTATCCTTcctttaaataagaaaatactgCACAAACCAGCTGTTTTTAAACTTGACGAGAGGAAATCTGCACATCCAGTGACATTACCGACTTTTGTTTGAAGTTTTGGTATCCACTGTGAGCTCAAGAGTCACTGCGCCATCACCTCAGGGGACTCCTTTTCTTATTGTTGACTGAAAAGAACAATTTTTACAGTCAGTTTGTTAATAAACATAACAGCTTTAGTATAAAATACCATTTAAACATGTTAACTTGTCTCAACCCTATGCCACAGACAGCTTTCAGTTTGGCTGCTTTCTGTATGTCATTTGTAGATTGTATATACAGATTAGTATTTCTGTTGCAGGtggtaataaatatttatggcaatgtgattttttaattttgttttttattgtgtgtctgtgtatgtcttCAAAAACTTGAAAAGCAGTGTTGCTTTTCTTGTTGTTGCATTCCACATGTTTTCCAATAGAGGGCAGCAAGAGTAAAGGGCTCATTGAAACCCTACGCTGCTTTCCCATTCATATTTGAATCATATTTAAACCAACTTTTAAGGTCAGATTAATATAAATGCATAATAAGCTAAAGTGAGaccagaggaaagaaaaaaaaaacatatcttaAACCTCTCTATCTGCACTTTTGAGTCCCCTGTCCTCTCTTAATGCTGTCTAAGGTAACTGGGAGCTGCTGCATTCCTTTAAATGCATTCTCACACGTGCATTCCACGAATCACCCAAGCACCAGGAAGTGGACTTTAAATAGATCAGTGAGGCTCCTACAATGAAAGCAAAATATGGTGTTTTTCACCACAGTCGATTGGTCGACCTTTTTCTGTATAAAATGAGACATCGGCCAGTATTACATATTTTGGAAGTGTAAAGCTAAGTACACTTTTAGGAAGTAAATTTCAAGGCGACATTAGAGCCCACCTATTCAGAAACGTTTCACATCAGTGTGATGACACCATAACAAGGCAGAGAAGGCCTatctttgcatgtttttttccccctcaagtTGCAATATGTGTAGAGAGCGTAGAGACCCCCTCAAAATGTGTCCAGTTAGGGGAAAACatcttaattaaaataataaaaaataaaaaaaagattaaaaaaaaaacgagagatTGCGGACAAATGTGCAATAAAGTTCAAGCTATTGCCTAGTACAATCAGAAGTgccaaatacaaaaatatggtCTTCGACAGTGTTCATGTTAATTTTATTGTGTCAGCTTGAAAACACGCAACCGTCTAATGTAGTCGAACAAGAATCCATGAACCAGTCAGTGACACGTTCTGGCTGCACTTCATTTTATTGGCCACTAAATGGCCTGCTTGAGCAAAGCCTCGTCGCTGTTTGCTGGTTCTGGTcgtaaaaaaaagcagaagctCAAATCGATTGCAAATAAATCTGAATCCACATTTCGGATCGCATGCCAAACCGctctctaaaacaaaacaaatcaagaaaagaaaaaaaaagtcatcagtCACGTGCTATGGTCGGCTCCAACGTCACCAATATGATGCACGCCTAAGACTCGCGCGACACACGTGAACTTTTTCATCACTTTACCGCgattatgaaagaaaaatgagagagAGCTTCTACGCTGCCGTAGAAGACTGAtcagcatttaataaaaacaagggttcacttcCTTTTGCGACTCACAGACATGTACAAATGATCCGTTTTCTCCAACAAATACATTGATTGATGGGTTGTCTTTATCTACTTTCTTGTGGAAATTTGCTGaagttttaaagttattttctaCAGAAAAGTAGAACattatctttgtgtgtgtgtgtcttaacaATAActatttcagatatttttattatttcagattcATTTAAGCCACCCGAATTTGTAACCACAAAGAACTATAAGGTGATAAGTATGCTGAAATGAAAAATCTTTGATCACCATTGGACGCCCACGCTGTTCTAAAAACTGTATTGTTTTGGGAGAACATGAACACCTTTCACTCATGTGATGTCTGCTGCATGTGATGTGTTTGACAGGCTTTAGACACACCCACCCCAGGAATATCACAGCTGCTTGCATCAcctttactaaaaataaattaatttgggAAACTGCATTGTTTACACAAACCACATttacacaacaaacatacatgtaatattttattaacaccaattttcttttttcagggcAAAATTGGTAAACCTAGAGCACGAAGCATGTTGTTCGGCATTTATCAGTGTTCCTATCCACTCTGCATAATTTATGAAGGTCCATTTGGCTTAATAATTACCAAAAGTGTGTATATACAGACACACTCTGTGATCCTCTGTCCTCATTGTCTGTCTTGGTGCTGCTGTATGTACAGCGTTGCGCAGAATGTCAAATAACATTAAGAACTTTTCAGTGGGATATAATCCCATAAACAAAAGCAATATTTTCAGCAGTGGTGATCATATCTCTGGACAGATAACGCTGGAACTGACAGCAGATTCCAACATAGACTCGCTCAGCATAAAGCTGAAAGGCAAAGCAGAAGTCATGTGGACTGAATATCATTATGGAGAGTCAATTAAATCATACCATGGCAAACAAAAGTTCTTCACTCTCAAGCAAGTTATCATTCAGAAGAACCAGGGTAAGTGCATTTAGTCCTTTTTTCTTAGTTTGCTCTTTTATTTCTGCCTCTGGTAAATTGTTTCTCTCGTCTCTTTTTGGTTgccataaaatatttttttgtccaatGCTAAGTGTCTCTTTTGGTAATCTTTACTGGTTAAATATATCTTTCTGCAAGTATTTAAATTATGTTGAACATATATCATATATCACATATAATAGATTCATTGGGGTTGGATATTACTAAAATGAAAGCAAATCGACTTGTGTCTCTTAAAGACTTTCTGCTTCAAGAAACTCCATTAGTCCAGTTcccttttttaacatttatatatgAGTGTATGCATGGCTTTAGACATCTTGACAtcaactttgtttgttttttgtgcttttcaggCAATAACATTGTGCATGCAGGCTGCAATGTCTACCCATTCACCTTTCAGATCCCATTAGAGTGAGTTTTCTTTACATCTGTACCAGCATCAATAAtgactgaaacattttaaattgtactGTGCCTCACAGTGTGTGGTTTTCATCCAACCGATCACAGAAGATAAGGCAACTTTCTCAAGTGAAAgcagggtcaaatgtggtctgcaaggtccacctctgcatgaccATGATTTACCATATATGATAAATTCATTAACTTTGAtcttctacatgaaaatgaaaaataaagtaaaaaaaaagttatacaTGGACACAGTTAATGAAGTTTGATTCTTGTTCTTTAACTTATGgagcttgttttctttattgtgtTGTCACATTTGACAGAGAGCTGCCATCCTCCTTCAGGGGTTCATTTGGAAGTATCACATACACACTGGAGGCAGTCCTGAGCAGGTCGATGAGAATGAACACCAAAGCCAGGGCAGAGTTCACCCTCAACCACAAACAAGACCTGAGCAGCGATCCAACGCTGATGGTACCCTTACAACACACCTTACAATCACATACAACAGTTGTACAGGTGATGCCAGactttttgtaattttcttgtCAGGAACCACAGCACAATACGCTTAATAAGACGTTGAAGCTCTTCTCCTCTGGAGTTGTAACCATGGATGTAAATATAACCCGAACCGGCTTCCGCCAAGGTAACGTGTGAAATGTATCTGATTTTGTCGGTTGTAGAATGACTCTATCCCAACAGTGGGttgcaataaaataatagtaataaacagaaatgacatACAGGTCAAAGTCTGTTTGATCTTTTTATAGTTTGAAGATAAGACGATAACAAATGTGACATGTTGGAATAGTAACAGAAATTTATCAtctaaatatgttaataatGCTCTTTTGTAACACAGAAGGAATGCCAATGTATAATTTGAAAATCATTATCAGGCTTTCATTTTATGagcacaataaaaaactaaatctgaaaAGTTGAATGCAAAGAAGCCTTTGCTCCATTCAATACACTCAAGGGTAATGCTTTTACAGTCTTACGGTGAGATCAATA includes the following:
- the LOC125011675 gene encoding arrestin domain-containing protein 3-like produces the protein MTNNVKSFSVGYNPINKSNIFSSGDHISGQITLELTADSNIEALSIKLKGKAQVRWTEHYGRTTVTYQNKHKYFSFQQFIIQKNQGNNIVRAGCNVYPFTFQIPAEELPSSFKGSFGKIRYTLEAVLSRSMRMDSKTKAEFTLIHKQNPGNDPVLMTPQRNMVDKKTNLFSSGAVAMDVNIARTGFRQGEGIQVVASIQNKSSRDIKPKYSLYSKYSYFAKGKRKVQTKNILKEVGDAIPPSAGVTVTRIITIPPITCVSVLNCDILKAEYRLKVYLDVKYASDPEIKFPIVVLPAVESVDEEGNLQLPDVPSYGYGAFSDSDMLGGTSFPYNPAASGPPPPPPYGTYDLYPPLTGFDKKS
- the LOC125011676 gene encoding arrestin domain-containing protein 3-like, which gives rise to MSNNIKNFSVGYNPINKSNIFSSGDHISGQITLELTADSNIDSLSIKLKGKAEVMWTEYHYGESIKSYHGKQKFFTLKQVIIQKNQGNNIVHAGCNVYPFTFQIPLEELPSSFRGSFGSITYTLEAVLSRSMRMNTKARAEFTLNHKQDLSSDPTLMEPQHNTLNKTLKLFSSGVVTMDVNITRTGFRQGEGILVVASFENKSSRPVKPKYCLNKKETYFAKRRKKVETKDIVKEAGDVIQPFGSATVTRIITIPPVSYVSVLNCSIVRVEYRLKVYLDVKYALDPEITFPIVVLQAVERVDEEQNLQLPDVPSYGYRAFSGSNPAASGPPPLPPPYGTYEP